One Alicyclobacillus acidoterrestris DNA window includes the following coding sequences:
- a CDS encoding Gfo/Idh/MocA family protein: MTKEIRIGMVGYKFMGKAHSHAYRDLPFFFNEAPIPVLTAIAGRDEAGVAAAARQFGFASFETDWRKLIERDDIDVIDIVTPNNTHAEIAIAAAKAGKHVICEKPLAMTVEQALAMRDAVQAAGVRGLICHNYRFAPAIQYAKQLIAEGRLGRIYHVRAQYLQDWIMDPQFPLVWRLRKDVTGSGALGDIAAHIVDLARFLVGEITELTGTLETFIKTRPLGEMSGGLSATRDANATGEVDVDDAAAFLAHFANGALGVFEATRFAGGNRNGNRIEVSGEKGSIRWDLENMNNLQVYLHEDEPGLQGFRTINCTEEQHPFASAYWPAGHIIGYEHTFINLFATYFQSLVDGTPCQPDFDDGVQNQRVLAAVEASSQTGRWVDVTSIG; the protein is encoded by the coding sequence ATGACGAAGGAAATTCGAATCGGCATGGTCGGCTACAAGTTTATGGGGAAAGCGCACAGCCATGCCTATCGCGACTTGCCGTTCTTTTTCAACGAGGCACCTATACCCGTGTTAACCGCCATCGCCGGTCGCGATGAGGCGGGGGTAGCCGCGGCAGCGCGTCAGTTTGGTTTTGCGTCCTTTGAGACAGATTGGAGAAAACTCATTGAACGCGATGATATCGATGTGATAGACATCGTCACGCCGAACAATACGCATGCCGAAATTGCGATTGCCGCCGCGAAGGCGGGCAAGCACGTCATTTGTGAGAAGCCGCTCGCGATGACCGTGGAACAAGCGCTTGCGATGCGCGATGCCGTTCAAGCGGCGGGCGTACGCGGGCTCATCTGCCACAATTATCGCTTTGCCCCGGCGATTCAGTACGCGAAGCAACTGATTGCAGAGGGGCGGCTGGGCCGTATTTATCACGTTCGGGCCCAGTACTTGCAGGACTGGATTATGGATCCCCAGTTTCCCTTGGTGTGGCGTCTACGCAAGGATGTCACGGGCTCTGGCGCGCTTGGTGACATCGCGGCACACATTGTCGATCTCGCCCGCTTCCTCGTCGGCGAAATCACGGAGTTGACCGGCACCTTGGAGACGTTTATCAAGACTCGCCCGCTCGGTGAGATGAGCGGGGGCCTCAGCGCCACGCGCGACGCAAATGCGACGGGGGAAGTCGATGTCGACGACGCTGCGGCGTTTCTCGCCCATTTTGCAAACGGCGCTCTCGGCGTGTTCGAGGCGACGCGGTTTGCCGGCGGGAATCGCAATGGCAATCGAATTGAGGTAAGCGGCGAAAAGGGATCGATTCGGTGGGATTTGGAGAACATGAACAACTTGCAGGTCTATTTGCACGAAGATGAGCCAGGGCTGCAGGGATTTAGGACCATCAACTGCACTGAGGAGCAACATCCGTTTGCAAGCGCCTATTGGCCTGCGGGGCATATTATCGGCTACGAGCACACGTTTATCAATTTATTCGCGACGTATTTTCAAAGTCTGGTGGACGGTACGCCGTGTCAGCCTGACTTTGATGACGGTGTGCAAAACCAGCGGGTGTTGGCGGCAGTTGAAGCGTCGAGCCAAACTGGGCGTTGGGTTGATGTCACATCGATAGGGTAA
- a CDS encoding Gfo/Idh/MocA family protein, giving the protein MTETLRVGIVGAGGIAQAVHIPNYQKCGDKVNIVAIADVDLERAKDVAKRYDIPHAYATVDEMLGAQELDAVSICTPNKFHAASAIAALQAGCHVLCEKPPAMTVAEAEAMASAAEKANKYLSYGFHYRHTQDVEALKRFIDAGELGDIYAATAIAMRRRGIPGWGVFTNKELQGGGPLIDIGVHMLDTALYLMGYPEPDSVFGATYQKLGTKPGVGLLGAWDYENFTVEDMARGFIRFKNGATLVLEAAFAANVEQRDEMNVKLMGDLGGANVFPLTIYQEKHGSLVDVKPAYLPDKPAYELEVERFVDACLGGAAPISTPEQGVKLQRIINGLYASAESGEAVKL; this is encoded by the coding sequence ATGACAGAGACATTGCGGGTTGGAATTGTCGGTGCTGGCGGGATTGCGCAAGCGGTTCACATTCCGAACTACCAAAAATGTGGCGACAAGGTAAACATCGTGGCGATTGCCGATGTGGATTTGGAGCGCGCGAAAGATGTAGCAAAGCGATATGACATTCCACATGCCTATGCGACGGTCGACGAGATGTTGGGCGCGCAGGAACTGGATGCCGTCAGCATCTGCACGCCAAACAAGTTTCACGCTGCATCAGCCATTGCGGCACTTCAAGCCGGTTGCCATGTGCTGTGTGAAAAACCGCCTGCGATGACCGTCGCAGAGGCGGAAGCGATGGCGAGTGCTGCAGAAAAGGCGAACAAATATCTGTCGTACGGGTTTCACTACCGTCACACACAAGACGTCGAGGCACTCAAGCGCTTTATTGACGCTGGGGAACTCGGTGACATTTATGCGGCGACAGCGATTGCGATGCGGCGGCGCGGGATTCCTGGCTGGGGCGTGTTCACGAACAAAGAACTGCAGGGCGGCGGGCCACTGATTGACATTGGCGTGCACATGCTGGACACGGCGCTGTACCTGATGGGCTATCCTGAGCCGGACTCAGTTTTTGGCGCGACGTATCAAAAGCTAGGCACCAAACCGGGCGTAGGCCTTTTAGGGGCTTGGGACTACGAAAACTTCACTGTCGAGGATATGGCACGCGGCTTCATTCGCTTTAAAAATGGTGCGACGCTGGTGTTGGAGGCGGCCTTTGCCGCGAACGTCGAGCAGCGCGACGAGATGAACGTAAAATTGATGGGCGACTTGGGCGGGGCGAATGTTTTCCCGTTGACCATTTATCAGGAAAAACATGGTTCACTCGTCGACGTCAAACCAGCGTATTTGCCCGACAAGCCTGCCTATGAGCTAGAGGTGGAGCGATTTGTCGATGCGTGTCTCGGCGGTGCTGCACCGATTTCGACACCAGAACAAGGAGTCAAACTGCAGCGGATCATCAACGGTTTGTATGCCTCGGCTGAGTCTGGTGAAGCGGTGAAGTTGTAA
- a CDS encoding sugar phosphate isomerase/epimerase family protein: MKLGIFTVLFGDKTFDEMLDYVAASGLQTVEIGTGGSPGDRFCNRKELLQSEEKRKAFLDSIARRNLEISALSCHGNPLHPDKAVAQEAHETFQETVLLAELLGVPNVVTFSGCPGESETSKHSVWVTCPWPTEHSEILKWQWEEKVIPYWREQNQFLKDHNVRVAIEAHPGFVVYNTETMLRLRSACGEQIGVNFDPSHLFWQGMDPVLCIKRLAEAECIFHVHAKDTAINPYNTAENGVLDVKPYQDENARSWIFRTVGYGHGEEVWRNIISALQLAGYDGAISIEHEDSLMSIEEGFEKAVQFLQPHLIRKKLDNIWWA; the protein is encoded by the coding sequence ATGAAGTTGGGGATTTTTACAGTTTTGTTCGGTGACAAGACGTTTGATGAAATGCTCGATTATGTAGCGGCAAGCGGCTTACAGACGGTGGAAATTGGCACAGGCGGATCACCTGGCGACCGCTTTTGCAACCGCAAAGAACTGCTTCAAAGCGAGGAGAAGCGCAAGGCGTTTCTCGACAGTATCGCGCGTCGCAATTTGGAAATCAGTGCGCTCAGTTGTCATGGCAATCCGTTGCACCCGGACAAAGCCGTCGCGCAGGAGGCGCATGAGACATTTCAGGAGACGGTGTTGCTCGCAGAACTGCTTGGGGTTCCGAATGTCGTTACGTTTTCTGGGTGCCCAGGTGAATCAGAAACGTCGAAGCATTCGGTTTGGGTGACTTGCCCGTGGCCCACGGAACACAGTGAGATTCTCAAATGGCAGTGGGAAGAAAAAGTGATTCCGTACTGGCGGGAACAAAATCAATTTCTCAAGGATCACAATGTTCGGGTGGCCATTGAAGCGCACCCGGGGTTTGTCGTCTACAACACGGAGACGATGCTGCGCTTGCGCAGTGCGTGTGGTGAGCAGATTGGCGTCAATTTCGACCCAAGTCACTTGTTCTGGCAAGGGATGGATCCGGTGCTGTGCATCAAACGCCTGGCCGAGGCGGAGTGCATCTTCCACGTTCACGCGAAGGATACCGCCATTAACCCGTACAACACGGCGGAGAACGGCGTGCTGGACGTGAAACCGTATCAGGACGAAAATGCCCGTTCCTGGATTTTTCGGACGGTGGGGTATGGGCACGGCGAGGAAGTCTGGCGCAACATTATCAGCGCCCTGCAACTGGCCGGATATGATGGCGCCATCAGTATCGAACACGAGGACAGCTTGATGTCGATTGAAGAGGGTTTTGAGAAGGCAGTTCAGTTTTTACAACCTCATCTCATTCGCAAAAAACTGGATAACATCTGGTGGGCATAA
- a CDS encoding sugar phosphate isomerase/epimerase family protein produces the protein MANLALQLYTLRDLLEKDFAGTLRKVADIGYQAVELHTYGGLTPVQLRNLLDDLGLQAVSAHVALTRIESELGNVLEEAKTIGFQYIVVPWLPPERRQTKEDYEKLIATLARAGDEVAQAGLQLVYHNHDFEFTKFDGEFMLDTLFAKTDAERVQAELDLYWIHRAGEDPVAYINKYAGRLDLLHMKDASAADGSFAEVGQGVLDWDKIIAAAKDAGVKWYIVEQDVCKTDALACIQTSFAFLQHRV, from the coding sequence GTGGCTAATCTTGCGCTTCAATTGTATACACTGCGAGACTTGTTAGAGAAAGACTTCGCTGGGACGCTTCGCAAAGTTGCGGACATTGGTTATCAGGCTGTCGAGTTGCACACGTACGGAGGGCTTACACCAGTTCAGTTGCGAAATCTACTCGACGATCTCGGCCTACAAGCCGTATCGGCACACGTGGCGCTGACGCGGATTGAGTCAGAGCTCGGCAACGTGTTGGAAGAAGCGAAGACAATTGGATTTCAGTACATTGTCGTGCCGTGGCTTCCACCCGAACGTCGGCAGACCAAGGAGGACTACGAGAAGTTGATTGCCACCCTTGCACGCGCTGGAGACGAAGTGGCACAGGCTGGGTTACAACTTGTCTACCACAATCACGACTTTGAATTTACGAAATTTGACGGAGAGTTCATGCTTGACACACTGTTTGCGAAGACCGATGCAGAGCGCGTGCAAGCGGAACTGGACTTGTACTGGATTCACCGAGCAGGAGAGGATCCAGTGGCATATATCAACAAATACGCTGGACGGTTGGACCTGCTTCATATGAAGGATGCGTCGGCGGCGGACGGATCGTTTGCAGAAGTCGGTCAAGGTGTTTTGGACTGGGACAAGATTATCGCTGCAGCCAAGGACGCGGGTGTGAAGTGGTATATCGTCGAACAGGATGTCTGCAAAACGGATGCACTTGCGTGTATCCAAACGAGCTTCGCGTTTTTGCAACATCGCGTCTGA
- a CDS encoding sugar phosphate isomerase/epimerase family protein, which translates to MKPCLHPSIVTTDSLESYLALAQRCHYRYVDVDFRWIEQAASQQSIAYVQHMFESHGIELASFGLPVAVHGDETAFQTTLSQLPEVAGNALRLGATRCVTWLWPSVDERPIPYGSRLAVRLRACADVLATFGIRLGLEFVGPHHLRTKQYPFVWNLQDLRAYLDAIGAPNVGILLDSYHCYTAEVPMDELLALEAHEIVHVHVNDASLPPNEAHDQERCLPGDGQIDLQGFVAALEHIGYTGPLSLEVLHQAPLPGRDDDIAKRMYETLNQFIAHAREESIGRG; encoded by the coding sequence GTGAAACCTTGTTTACATCCCTCCATCGTGACGACGGATTCGCTCGAATCTTATCTCGCTCTTGCACAGCGTTGTCATTATCGCTATGTCGACGTCGATTTTCGCTGGATCGAGCAAGCGGCTTCGCAGCAAAGTATCGCCTATGTGCAGCACATGTTCGAGTCGCACGGCATTGAACTGGCTAGCTTCGGGTTGCCTGTCGCCGTGCACGGAGACGAAACGGCGTTTCAAACGACACTTTCGCAGTTGCCGGAAGTGGCCGGGAACGCGCTTCGCCTAGGGGCGACGCGTTGTGTCACCTGGTTGTGGCCATCTGTCGACGAACGCCCCATTCCGTATGGAAGCCGGCTGGCTGTCCGTTTGCGCGCTTGCGCCGACGTCCTGGCGACATTTGGCATCCGTTTGGGGCTGGAGTTTGTCGGTCCCCATCACCTCCGGACAAAACAGTACCCATTTGTTTGGAATCTGCAGGATTTGCGCGCGTATCTCGACGCGATTGGCGCGCCAAACGTAGGCATTTTATTGGATAGTTACCATTGCTACACGGCGGAAGTGCCGATGGACGAATTGTTGGCGCTCGAAGCACATGAAATTGTCCATGTGCACGTCAACGATGCGTCATTGCCACCAAATGAGGCTCATGACCAAGAACGTTGTCTGCCTGGAGATGGGCAGATAGATTTGCAAGGGTTTGTCGCGGCACTTGAACACATTGGGTACACGGGGCCGCTGTCGTTGGAGGTGCTCCATCAGGCACCATTGCCAGGGCGTGATGATGACATCGCCAAGCGAATGTACGAAACATTGAACCAGTTCATCGCGCACGCGAGGGAGGAGTCGATTGGCCGTGGCTAA
- a CDS encoding VOC family protein: protein MIQSLGHVALTVEDMDASLAFYCDVLGCEKAFEIHREDQTPWIVYVRVPDGRFIELFYGGIVRTPANEHSIGFNHLCFEVEDVASVAQSLTKAGAPLDIPPQQGLDLNYQCWTHDPDGNRIEFMQIHPDSPQAKARRALAEKK from the coding sequence ATGATTCAGTCACTGGGCCACGTTGCACTGACCGTGGAAGACATGGACGCGTCGCTCGCGTTCTATTGCGACGTTTTGGGTTGTGAGAAAGCATTTGAGATTCACCGGGAAGATCAGACACCGTGGATTGTTTATGTCCGCGTACCGGATGGGCGCTTTATTGAACTGTTTTACGGAGGCATCGTGAGAACGCCGGCAAATGAGCACAGCATTGGCTTTAACCACCTGTGTTTCGAGGTGGAGGATGTGGCATCTGTCGCACAGTCGTTGACGAAAGCTGGCGCACCGCTCGACATCCCACCACAACAGGGGCTCGACTTGAACTATCAATGCTGGACACACGATCCCGATGGGAATCGCATTGAGTTCATGCAAATCCACCCGGATTCGCCGCAGGCGAAAGCGCGGCGCGCATTGGCTGAAAAGAAGTAA
- a CDS encoding manganese catalase family protein, which produces MWIYEKKLQYPVRVGKCDPRLARLLIEQYGGADGELSAALRYLNQRYSIPDRVIGLLTDIGTEEFAHLEMIATMVYKLTKDASPEQMKAAGLVDHYVNHDRALYYHDAAGVPWTAAYIQAKGDPIADLYEDIAAEEKARATYQWIIDNTDDPDIIDALKFLREREIVHALRFREAVELLKEHRDQKKVF; this is translated from the coding sequence TTGTGGATTTATGAGAAGAAACTGCAATATCCCGTGCGCGTCGGGAAGTGTGATCCGAGGCTCGCGAGGCTGTTGATTGAGCAGTACGGTGGGGCAGATGGTGAATTGTCCGCAGCTCTCCGCTATTTGAACCAGCGCTACTCGATTCCCGACAGGGTGATTGGACTGTTGACTGACATCGGCACCGAGGAGTTCGCACACCTCGAGATGATTGCCACGATGGTCTACAAGTTGACAAAGGATGCTTCGCCAGAACAAATGAAGGCCGCTGGGTTAGTCGATCACTACGTCAATCACGATCGCGCGCTCTACTATCACGACGCTGCAGGCGTTCCCTGGACGGCCGCCTATATTCAGGCGAAGGGAGATCCGATTGCGGATTTGTACGAAGACATTGCGGCTGAGGAAAAAGCGCGTGCGACGTATCAGTGGATTATCGATAACACAGATGACCCGGACATTATCGACGCCCTCAAGTTTCTTCGTGAGCGCGAGATTGTCCACGCGCTTCGGTTCCGCGAGGCTGTCGAGCTTTTGAAGGAACATCGAGATCAGAAAAAAGTCTTTTGA
- a CDS encoding spore coat protein CotJB, with product MSSEKSLPKAYYQYLHELQAVDFVLVELSLYLDTHRDDTQALAQLQQFQKRKHNLVAQFEASFGPLYQYGESQTDAKHWAWADAPWPWQV from the coding sequence TTGAGTTCAGAAAAATCCCTTCCGAAGGCGTATTATCAGTATCTCCACGAATTACAGGCCGTTGACTTCGTCTTGGTCGAACTGTCGCTTTACCTCGACACGCATCGGGATGACACGCAGGCGCTTGCGCAGCTGCAGCAGTTTCAGAAGCGAAAACACAACCTCGTCGCACAGTTTGAGGCGTCGTTTGGCCCGCTTTATCAGTATGGGGAGAGCCAGACGGATGCAAAGCACTGGGCATGGGCCGACGCGCCGTGGCCTTGGCAGGTATGA
- a CDS encoding spore coat associated protein CotJA translates to MEKGQNVDQWREWDAYYSPFDPCPPRQKYYLIPPDQMTTFQSAGLKQYSPHEALKRGTLWPDLYSPYPRGAKEGTR, encoded by the coding sequence TTGGAAAAGGGCCAGAATGTTGATCAGTGGCGCGAGTGGGACGCCTATTACAGCCCGTTTGACCCCTGTCCGCCCCGTCAGAAATATTATTTGATTCCGCCGGATCAGATGACGACGTTTCAAAGCGCTGGTTTGAAACAGTATTCTCCGCACGAGGCACTGAAGCGAGGTACCTTGTGGCCAGATTTATACAGCCCGTATCCGCGTGGGGCAAAGGAGGGTACTCGTTGA
- the ltrA gene encoding group II intron reverse transcriptase/maturase: MASSQGKQRQQKIPKRSYLQEEAVNPQGTEGVPSFSSAQPKGTTREENPIDLMEQVVERENLLEALRRVERNKGSAGVDGMEIKSFRPFLMDNWSRIREELLSGTYKPMPVRRVEIPKPDGGIRMLGIPTVQDRLIQQALLQVLTPIFDPTFSTSSHGFRAGHSARMAVNQARNYVSEGYRWVVDMDLAQFFDRVNHDMLMARVARKVMDKRILRLIRRYLEAGILVNGVCVRSEEGTPQGGPMSPLLANILLDDLDKELERRGHRFVRYADDCNIYVSSRRAGERVMEGVRKYVEGRLKLKVNVEKSAVDRPWKRKFLGFSFTVEKRTRIRVAPKSLKRFKDRVRELTRRSRGQSMASRVEKLNAYLRGWAGYYRYAETRSVFEQLDEWTRRRLRMCLLKQWKQSKTKRRKLVSLGIPREWAVNISSSRKGHWRLSNTPQMNKALGLTYWREQGLVSLVERYDSLRSTT; encoded by the coding sequence ATGGCAAGCTCGCAAGGAAAGCAAAGACAGCAGAAAATCCCAAAAAGGAGCTACCTCCAGGAGGAAGCGGTGAATCCGCAGGGGACTGAAGGAGTGCCTAGCTTTTCTTCGGCGCAACCCAAGGGAACAACCCGCGAGGAGAACCCTATCGACCTGATGGAACAAGTGGTAGAGCGGGAAAACCTGCTCGAAGCGTTACGCCGTGTGGAGCGAAACAAAGGATCGGCCGGTGTCGACGGCATGGAGATTAAATCCTTTCGACCATTCCTAATGGACAACTGGTCACGCATCCGAGAAGAACTCCTGAGTGGAACCTACAAACCGATGCCCGTACGTCGAGTCGAAATCCCGAAACCAGACGGTGGCATTCGGATGTTAGGGATACCTACGGTGCAAGACCGCCTGATACAACAGGCACTTCTACAAGTACTTACACCGATCTTTGATCCGACGTTCTCCACATCCAGCCATGGATTCCGAGCAGGGCATAGTGCGCGAATGGCGGTAAACCAGGCGCGCAACTATGTCTCAGAGGGATACCGGTGGGTAGTTGACATGGACTTGGCTCAATTCTTCGACCGAGTGAACCACGATATGTTAATGGCACGCGTGGCGAGGAAGGTAATGGATAAGCGAATCCTCCGACTCATCCGCAGATACCTAGAGGCGGGGATACTCGTCAATGGGGTTTGCGTCAGGTCAGAGGAAGGCACGCCGCAGGGCGGGCCGATGAGCCCGTTATTGGCCAATATTTTGTTGGACGACCTAGACAAGGAACTGGAACGTCGTGGGCACCGCTTCGTCCGCTATGCGGACGACTGCAACATCTACGTGAGCAGTCGGCGGGCGGGAGAGCGAGTGATGGAAGGTGTGCGCAAGTACGTAGAAGGGCGACTGAAACTCAAAGTGAATGTGGAGAAGAGCGCGGTAGACCGACCGTGGAAACGAAAGTTTCTCGGGTTCTCGTTTACAGTGGAGAAGAGGACGCGAATTCGAGTCGCACCAAAGTCGCTCAAACGGTTCAAGGACAGGGTTCGAGAGCTCACGAGACGAAGCCGAGGGCAGTCGATGGCAAGTCGGGTGGAAAAGCTCAACGCCTACCTGAGAGGATGGGCAGGATACTACCGCTATGCTGAAACTCGAAGCGTATTCGAGCAACTGGATGAGTGGACACGGCGCCGACTGAGGATGTGCTTGCTGAAACAATGGAAGCAGTCCAAGACCAAACGGCGTAAGCTGGTTTCACTCGGCATACCAAGAGAATGGGCCGTGAATATAAGTAGCTCACGGAAAGGGCACTGGCGACTCTCCAATACTCCACAAATGAATAAAGCCCTTGGTCTGACCTACTGGAGAGAGCAAGGGCTTGTGAGTTTAGTCGAGCGATATGATTCACTTCGTTCCACAACATGA